A single window of Eucalyptus grandis isolate ANBG69807.140 chromosome 1, ASM1654582v1, whole genome shotgun sequence DNA harbors:
- the LOC104427459 gene encoding uncharacterized protein LOC104427459, translating into MATQSFTITTNDDFILTTVTADPATTTNWISNVRRIHSEVNPLIIGFAIEYCQSPEQLREPVDTLQLCDGNACLVFQIRHAAVIPDSLREFLNDPNNVFVGVRILPDCNKLFAYHGLRIGNRAMAFDLRSPFMARSEGQLRPGSWGYRRLVKEILGKDYAPPRGLLNSWDNEVLTYEQVKYACLDAFYCFEMGKVLAVGRLPVPA; encoded by the coding sequence ATGGCCACCCAGAGCTTCACCATCACCACCAACGATGATTTCATTCTCACCACAGTCACCGCTGACCCAGCCACTACCACCAATTGGATCTCCAACGTCCGCCGGATCCACAGTGAAGTGAACCCGCTCATCATCGGCTTTGCTATCGAATACTGCCAATCTCCTGAGCAACTTCGTGAACCCGTCGACACCCTGCAACTGTGTGACGGAAACGCCTGCCTCGTCTTCCAAATCCGTCACGCAGCTGTGATCCCTGATTCACTGCGAGAGTTCTTGAATGATCCCAACAACGTTTTCGTGGGAGTCAGAATCCTCCCTGACTGCAACAAGCTTTTCGCCTATCATGGACTCCGCATTGGCAACCGAGCGATGGCATTTGATCTCCGTTCTCCTTTTATGGCAAGGAGCGAGGGCCAACTTCGACCGGGGTCTTGGGGGTACCGAAGACTGGTGAAGGAGATCCTGGGGAAAGACTATGCGCCACCAAGGGGTTTGCTGAACTCGTGGGACAACGAAGTGCTAACATATGAACAGGTGAAGTATGCATGTCTTGACGCATTTTACTGTTTTGAGATGGGGAAGGTCCTGGCAGTTGGTCGGCTCCCAGTGCCGGCATGA